A window of Polaromonas hydrogenivorans contains these coding sequences:
- a CDS encoding RNA-guided endonuclease InsQ/TnpB family protein, whose product MKRLQAFKFELMPNGEQQRDMRRFAGARRFVFNRALKIQKANYAAGGKFIGYVDMANRLPEWKKEFEWLKESPSQSLQQSLKDSERAFKNFFEKRADFPRPKKKGRGESFRFPQGFRIDQSNSRIFLPKLGWMRFRNSRDILGTAKNITISQSGAKWFASIQTEREVEQPIPAATSAIGIDVGIARFATMSDGSFALPLNSFKKHEHRLKKYQRRMSRKVKFSKNWHKAKRRVQNIHTRIGNARKDFLHKKTSAISKNHAMVVIEDLQVGNMSRSSKGTTEASGKNVAAKSGLNKAILDQGWFEFRRQLEYKLAWNGGILIAVPAHYTSQTCPCCGHIAKANRQTQAKFECVDCGYQNHADVVGAMNILARGYRVAACGEDGSGLVRKHKTKPASVKQEPTEVTMHEETHA is encoded by the coding sequence ATGAAGCGCCTGCAAGCCTTTAAATTCGAGTTGATGCCAAACGGTGAGCAGCAGCGCGACATGCGCCGCTTCGCCGGGGCGCGCAGGTTTGTCTTTAACCGGGCTTTGAAAATTCAAAAGGCCAACTACGCAGCAGGCGGCAAATTCATCGGTTACGTCGATATGGCGAACCGCCTTCCTGAGTGGAAAAAAGAGTTTGAATGGCTCAAGGAGTCGCCTTCGCAATCCTTGCAACAGTCGCTTAAAGATTCTGAGCGAGCGTTCAAAAACTTCTTTGAAAAACGCGCAGACTTTCCACGTCCCAAAAAGAAAGGCCGTGGCGAAAGTTTCCGTTTCCCGCAAGGCTTCAGGATCGACCAGTCCAACAGCCGCATCTTCTTGCCCAAACTCGGATGGATGCGCTTTCGCAACAGCCGGGACATTCTTGGCACGGCCAAAAACATCACCATCAGTCAGTCGGGCGCAAAGTGGTTTGCCAGCATCCAGACTGAGCGAGAAGTCGAGCAACCTATTCCAGCGGCCACCAGCGCCATCGGCATCGACGTAGGCATAGCCCGCTTTGCCACGATGAGTGACGGCAGTTTTGCCCTGCCGCTGAACAGCTTCAAGAAGCATGAACACAGGCTCAAAAAGTACCAACGGCGCATGAGTCGCAAAGTCAAATTCAGCAAGAACTGGCACAAAGCCAAAAGGAGGGTGCAAAACATCCACACCCGTATCGGCAACGCCCGCAAGGACTTCCTGCACAAGAAGACAAGCGCCATCAGCAAAAATCACGCGATGGTCGTTATCGAAGACTTGCAGGTTGGCAATATGTCCAGGTCGAGCAAAGGCACTACCGAAGCATCGGGGAAAAACGTAGCAGCCAAGTCCGGGCTGAACAAAGCCATCCTCGATCAGGGTTGGTTTGAGTTCCGGCGGCAACTGGAGTACAAGCTCGCTTGGAACGGCGGCATTCTCATTGCCGTTCCAGCGCACTACACCAGCCAGACCTGTCCGTGCTGCGGGCACATAGCCAAGGCAAACCGCCAAACGCAAGCGAAGTTTGAATGCGTCGATTGCGGCTACCAGAACCACGCCGATGTCGTCGGCGCAATGAACATATTGGCGCGGGGATACCGCGTTGCAGCCTGTGGAGAGGACGGCTCTGGCCTTGTGCGCAAGCACAAGACGAAACCAGCCTCGGTGAAGCAGGAACCCACCGAAGTGACTATGCACGAAGAAACTCATGCGTAG
- a CDS encoding family 2A encapsulin nanocompartment cargo protein cysteine desulfurase codes for MATQLFAALPGEVAAPAGLHSAGGLPSTPPASLPGFPATPPGVQAPLQLAPAGSPLASPAGFGPGVPGTPIPQGQIPGANLIPASPSQVLSLGNRAPALLPHAVAGNGVPDKLVSAVPAYEPRLAGATIGVPEASGVPVPHAAQSPAVNDVPFYFLGDKHGHPSPGGRDAGSVPAAGGSLDSLATLPFEQPAVPALAAPAAPVHAPEATPREPKFYFVDSVVLPSGYVTPAKAAPHAVEPLAGRSAHPAFDVQAVRRDFPILQERVNGRQLVWFDNAATTHKPQSVIDRVSYFYEHENSNIHRAAHELAARATDAYEGARERVRKFINASDVNEVIFVRGTTEAINLVAKSWGWQHVGEGDEIIVSHLEHHANIVPWQQLAAAKGAKLRVIPVDDSGQVLLDEYGKLLNDRTKIVAVTQVSNALGTVVPVKEIVAMAHRAGARALVDGAQSVSHMRIDVQDIGADFFVFSGHKVFGPTGIGVVWGKREVLESMPPWQGGGNMIADVTFEKTVFQPIPNKFEAGTGNIADAVGLGAAIDYVSRVGIENIARYEHELLCYGMQHLGEIKGLRLIGTASDKASVMSFVLAGYTTEEVGHALNDEGIAVRTGHHCAQPILRRFGVETTVRPSLAFYNTFGEIDRLVAVVKRLAGQRRAA; via the coding sequence ATGGCCACGCAGCTGTTTGCCGCCTTGCCGGGTGAGGTAGCTGCACCGGCAGGTCTGCATTCCGCCGGCGGCCTGCCTTCGACACCGCCGGCATCGTTGCCTGGTTTTCCGGCGACGCCACCGGGCGTGCAGGCGCCGCTGCAACTTGCTCCTGCGGGTTCGCCCCTGGCCAGCCCGGCGGGCTTTGGCCCCGGTGTGCCGGGCACCCCGATTCCGCAGGGCCAGATACCGGGCGCCAACTTGATCCCGGCATCCCCTTCGCAGGTGCTGTCGCTGGGAAACCGTGCGCCCGCGCTGCTGCCGCATGCGGTAGCGGGCAACGGCGTGCCCGACAAATTGGTGAGCGCCGTGCCAGCCTACGAACCGCGCCTGGCCGGCGCGACCATCGGCGTGCCTGAAGCGTCCGGGGTGCCTGTGCCGCACGCCGCGCAGAGCCCGGCCGTGAACGATGTTCCGTTCTATTTTCTCGGTGACAAGCACGGCCATCCGTCACCCGGTGGGCGTGATGCCGGGAGCGTACCGGCCGCTGGCGGCAGTCTTGATTCGCTGGCTACCTTGCCGTTTGAGCAGCCGGCTGTTCCCGCCTTGGCCGCGCCTGCCGCGCCGGTCCATGCGCCCGAGGCCACGCCTCGTGAGCCGAAGTTCTATTTCGTCGATTCCGTGGTGCTGCCCAGTGGCTATGTGACGCCGGCCAAAGCAGCGCCGCATGCCGTGGAACCGCTGGCGGGCCGCTCGGCCCATCCGGCTTTCGATGTGCAGGCGGTGCGCCGCGATTTCCCCATCCTGCAGGAGCGCGTCAATGGCCGCCAGCTGGTCTGGTTCGACAACGCCGCCACGACGCACAAGCCGCAGTCGGTGATTGACCGCGTCTCGTATTTCTACGAGCACGAAAATTCCAACATCCACCGCGCCGCCCATGAACTGGCCGCGCGCGCCACCGATGCCTACGAAGGCGCCCGGGAGCGGGTCAGGAAGTTCATCAACGCGTCCGACGTGAATGAAGTAATTTTCGTGCGCGGCACCACCGAGGCCATCAACCTGGTGGCCAAGAGCTGGGGCTGGCAGCATGTCGGGGAGGGCGATGAAATCATCGTCAGCCACCTGGAGCACCATGCCAACATCGTGCCGTGGCAGCAGCTCGCCGCCGCCAAGGGCGCGAAGCTGCGCGTGATTCCGGTCGATGACAGCGGCCAGGTGCTGCTCGATGAGTACGGCAAGCTGCTCAATGACCGCACAAAAATCGTTGCCGTGACCCAGGTGTCCAATGCGCTGGGCACCGTGGTTCCGGTGAAAGAGATCGTGGCCATGGCCCATCGGGCGGGCGCCAGGGCGCTGGTCGATGGCGCGCAGTCGGTCTCGCACATGCGTATCGACGTGCAGGACATCGGCGCGGATTTCTTCGTGTTCTCCGGCCACAAGGTGTTCGGCCCGACCGGCATTGGCGTGGTCTGGGGCAAGCGCGAGGTGCTGGAAAGCATGCCGCCGTGGCAGGGCGGCGGCAACATGATCGCCGACGTGACGTTCGAGAAAACCGTGTTCCAGCCGATTCCGAACAAGTTCGAAGCCGGCACCGGCAACATCGCCGACGCCGTGGGCCTGGGCGCGGCCATCGACTATGTGAGCCGCGTGGGCATCGAGAACATCGCGCGCTATGAGCATGAGTTGCTGTGCTACGGCATGCAGCACCTGGGCGAGATCAAGGGCCTGCGCCTGATCGGCACCGCCAGCGACAAGGCCAGCGTGATGTCTTTTGTGCTGGCGGGTTACACCACCGAGGAAGTGGGCCATGCACTCAACGACGAGGGCATCGCCGTGCGCACCGGCCACCACTGCGCGCAGCCGATTCTGCGGCGGTTCGGGGTCGAAACCACGGTGCGGCCTTCGCTGGCGTTTTACAACACCTTTGGCGAAATTGACCGCCTGGTCGCCGTGGTGAAGCGGCTCGCAGGCCAGAGACGCGCGGCTTAA
- a CDS encoding FTR1 family iron permease has product MFAAALIVFRESLEASLIISIMAAATLGIASRGRWIAAGILAGLAGAALVASSMGLISDMASGVGQELFNAGILILAVGMLAWHNIWMSIHGREMAAQAKNTARAIHDGRRERSVIFMVVALAVLREGSETVLFLYGLATSSEDGLRNTVGGGLSGLAAGLLVGGLLYAGLLRIPLRWFFSITGVFVLLLAASMASQAARFLIQADLLPSLGAPLWDTSGLLSQTSAAGTLLHGLIGYEAQPAGMQIVFYVAVVLAITAGMRWVNSRGPIRNSAQPA; this is encoded by the coding sequence ATGTTCGCCGCTGCCCTCATCGTTTTTCGTGAATCACTGGAAGCTTCGCTGATCATCAGCATCATGGCCGCCGCCACGCTCGGGATTGCCTCTCGCGGGCGCTGGATAGCCGCCGGAATACTGGCCGGGCTCGCGGGCGCGGCGCTGGTGGCGTCGAGCATGGGGCTGATTTCCGACATGGCCAGCGGCGTGGGCCAGGAATTGTTCAATGCCGGCATCCTGATCCTGGCCGTGGGCATGCTGGCCTGGCACAACATCTGGATGTCGATTCATGGCCGCGAAATGGCGGCGCAGGCCAAGAACACCGCGCGCGCCATCCATGACGGCCGCCGCGAGCGTTCCGTGATCTTCATGGTAGTGGCCCTCGCCGTTCTGCGCGAAGGCTCGGAGACGGTGCTGTTTCTCTACGGCCTGGCCACCAGCAGCGAAGACGGGCTGCGCAACACCGTTGGCGGCGGACTCAGCGGCCTGGCTGCGGGCCTGCTGGTCGGCGGCCTGCTGTACGCGGGACTGCTGCGCATTCCGTTGCGCTGGTTTTTCTCGATCACCGGCGTCTTTGTCTTGCTGCTGGCCGCCAGCATGGCTTCGCAGGCCGCCCGCTTCCTGATCCAGGCCGATCTGCTGCCCAGCCTTGGCGCACCGTTGTGGGACACCTCGGGCCTGCTGTCGCAGACCTCGGCGGCCGGCACCCTGCTGCACGGACTGATCGGCTACGAAGCACAGCCGGCAGGTATGCAGATCGTGTTTTACGTGGCGGTCGTGCTGGCCATCACGGCCGGCATGCGCTGGGTGAATTCGCGCGGCCCCATCAGGAATTCAGCCCAGCCAGCCTAG